Genomic window (Candidatus Aminicenantes bacterium):
GGGTGACGATGACCAGCATGCCGTTCGGGGACAGCCAGCCGTTCAAGCGCGCCAGCAAGGCGCCCGGGTCGGTCACATGTTCGAGCACGTCGAGCAGGGTGATGACCGCGAATTTCCCGCCGGAGTTGAATTGCTCCACCGTGCCGCAAAACAGTTCCAGGCCGTAGAGTTTTTTCGCATCGGCGACCAGGGCAGTGGACGGTTCAATGCCTGAAACCGCATAGCCGGCGCTCCTGGCCAGGTTAAGGAAAATGCCGCTGGCCGCCCCGACGTCCAGCAGCGGAGAACCGGCCGGCGCAAAGGGTTGCAGCCTTTTCAGAATCGTGGAAAAATTGCGGCCGCGCCCCTCGTCTTCCTGGCTGTATTCCTCGTCGGCCAGCGCCGCGTAAAAATCCGCGATCTCGTCCTGGGTCGGGGCCGGGTTGGCGAAGACGAAAGAGCAGTCGCGGCAGGAGAAAAAAGTCCAGCGCGTTCCGTAATGGCTGTCGGTGATCCTGAAATCGGCGGCGCTGATTTTTTCCGGAATGACGGTGCCTTTTTTAAAAAGCGCGATGTTCCGGCTTTGGCAGAGCGGGCAGCGGTCGAGAACGGCGAGCTTCATTCTTTTTTTTCTTGTCGGACTGGTCCGACAGGTCCGACTGGTCCGACTTCTTCCTGAGCAAGAAGCTTCCTCTGCCAGAACTCAAGGTTGATCCTGGCCTCGTCGACCGCTTTTTTGCCGCGCACGCCGTGGCGTTCCCCGGGGTATATCATGAGCTCGACCGGTTTCCCCAAGTCGAGCAGGCCGTTGAGCAGCTGCAGGGTGTTTTGCA
Coding sequences:
- a CDS encoding class I SAM-dependent methyltransferase, translated to MKLAVLDRCPLCQSRNIALFKKGTVIPEKISAADFRITDSHYGTRWTFFSCRDCSFVFANPAPTQDEIADFYAALADEEYSQEDEGRGRNFSTILKRLQPFAPAGSPLLDVGAASGIFLNLARSAGYAVSGIEPSTALVADAKKLYGLELFCGTVEQFNSGGKFAVITLLDVLEHVTDPGALLARLNGWLSPNGMLVIVTPDIGSLAARIMGGRWWHYRIAHLNFFNHRSLDRLLREHGFDIALRKRFAWNFSSYYLLTRLFPFLKGKALQKPLKKLHFRLQLADSWEIYARKKQK